The DNA region GACGAGCAGAGTAAGAACAGTTGCATCGTCAGCCAGGTTCAACTCTTCGCCCAGGAAACCCCGGTCTACGGATTTGCCCTGGCGAACGGCCAGGAACTGCCGGTCAACCAGTACCCAGCGTTGTTCGGCTACAGCGGCACCCTGTTCGGCGGCGACGGCGTCACCACGTTCGGGACGCCCAACCTCCCTTCGCCCACCGGGACGAGTTACCAGGTCTGCACGTCAGATGCGAACGTCTGGAGCAACGACGGACCTGTCGGGGCGTGTTATCTATCGGAAACCGGGTACTGGGCGACATCTGGAACGCCCACCAATTGGTTCACCGCGTGGACTCCCGAGCAACGTTTGCCGGATCTCCTCCCGGTGAGCACGAACCAGGCCCTGTTCTCGTTGATCGGTTACACATATGGGGGAGACGGCGCCGACACATTCACCCCCGCAACGTTGGATGACCCGGGTCAGCCCCTGACAGGGGCGATGTGCACTGAGGGCCAATACCCCGTACTCGACTAGCGCCGAGGCGGGTGCTGCCCCGAGCGCCCTCCTTCGCGCCGGCGGCAGCTGACGGCGAAAGTCACCGACTCACTGAGGTGCCCGGTTCGGGCTCGCTCTCGGCGCCCTGATAGACATCCGGGACGCCGTCCCGATCTGCGTCGACGGCGTCCGCTGCCGCGATGCGCTTGTACTGGCGGTTGCGCGTGAGCAGGATGACAGAGGCGACCAGCGACGCGATCACGGAGGCGATCATGATCGCGATCTTTGCGTCGTCGTTGTGCAAGCTGTCGGGGCCGAAGCTGAGGTCGGCGATGAGCAGCGACACGGTGAAGCCGATTCCCGCGAGGATGCCGACGCCGATCAGGTCGATCCACCGCAGCGCGGGGTCCAGACGGGCGCGGGTGACGGCGGTGAGCAGACGGGTCGTCAAAACGATTCCCAGGGGCTTGCCGAGGACGAGTCCGGCGACGACACCCAGCGTCACCGGGTCCGTCGCGGCTCGTACGATGCCGTCGATTCCACCCAGTGCGACACCGGCGGCGAAGAAGGCGAACACTGGCACGGCGAATCCCGCCGACAACGGCCGGAAGCGGTGTTCGAACTCCTCGGCCAGCCCGCCGGACCGCGCCGAGAGCACGGGCCCCTTCGGCGGCCGCACGGGGATGGTGAACGCGAGCGCGACGCCCGCGATGGTGGCGTGCACCCCGGACGCGTGCATGAACGCCCATGCGGCGAATCCGATCGGGAGCAGGATCAGCCAGGCCGCGGCAGGCTTCAGATGGAACACCTTCTGATACCTCTGTGCGATGAAGCCGTAGCCAGCGATCATCACGACCGCGACGAAGAGGGCGCCCAGGTCGATCTCGCTCGTATAGAAGATCGCGATGATGAGGATCGCGATCAGGTCGTCCACCACCGCCAGCGTCAGCAGGAAGATCCGCAGCGGAGTCGGCAGATGCGAGCCGACTATCGCGAGGACGGCCACCGCGAAGGCGATGTCGGTTGCCGTGGGGATCGCCCACCCCACCGCGAGGTTGGGCTGCTGCGCGACAACAGCGCCGTAGATGGCCGCCGGGACGATGACCCCGCCGACGGCGGCGGCGACGGGAACGATTGCCGTGCGAAACTGTCGCAGATCGCCGACGACGACCTCGCGCTTGAGTTCCAGCCCCACCAGGAAGAAGAAGATCGCCAAGAGTCCGTCAGCGGCCCAGACCCCCAGTGACAACTCCAGATGCCACGGCTCGTAGCCGATGCGGAAGTCACGCAGGGCGAAGTACCCATCGGCGGCCGGGCTGTTCGCCCAGATCACCGCGATGAGCGCCGCCGCCACGAGAAGGGCTCCGCCGACGGCCTCCTTCCGCAGGATCTTGCCGATCCGACTGGCTTCGGCGAAAGTGCCGCGCTCAGGAAAGATGGAAGAGGAGGGGCGCGCATGCGATCGCGTCATCACTGGCCATTCGGGTCGGTCGACAAGGAAAATGTCGACCAGACTTCCCGACGCGCCGATCCCAGCATATCGAGCGTTCGCCGTTCGGCCGAGCCGAACGGCATCCGGACGCGTCAGCGCACCGCCCGAAGCACCGCCATCTCCTCGGACGGCGTGAGCCCGGCCCGACGCTCACGCGTCACACCCCGGGAGATTTCGTCCTCCAGCACCCGGGCGAGCGTCTCTTCGATGGCCGATAGCGTGCTGCCGCTGGCCACAAAAGCGGCTCCAGACCGCCGCGCGAATGCTGCGTCCACCTCAGGGAGCCAGAGCGTGAAACCGGTCGTGGCCGAGGGCGCTCATCAGCTGCGCCATGTCGCCGGCGACGGCGCGCTTCGAGGTCTGCAACGGTGAAGTTCTCGAACACGCACTCATCTTGCCCGCATCCGTCGGTCCCCGGTGATCCGGTGACCTCGGCCGACGGAGACGATGGAGAGAAGGCGCTAGGCGGACGATGCGTCCAGGAAGCCGTTGACGACGTCCCGAACGAGGTCCGTCCGCGCCAGTCCGAAGAAGTGCGTCGTCCCGGGGAAGACGGCGAGGTGGGATGCCGGAACGCCGACGAGGTCGCCGTTGACGTCACCGCCGCGAAGGCGCAGGAACTCGACGCCGTGCTCGAGCGAGACCATGTCGGCATCCCCCACGGTGATCAGCGTCGGCGCCTCGATCGCGCGGATCTCCGCTTCGGTGCGATCAGGAAAGCCGTGTTCGTAGGTCGCACCGAGCTTGTCCAGGAGCCTCTGGAGATGGTCGCGATCCGGATGCGGCGACTTGTCGAAGTAGGCGGCTTCCATCGGGGTGCCGGCGATCATGTCCACGGTCATCGCTGCCACCGCATCCGCGTTTTCGGAGCCGCGCGCACCTGAGGCGGCGAACGGTGTCGAGGAGACGATCAGCTTCCGAACCCGCGCTGGGTGGTTGATGGCCAGTTCCAGCGCGACGGCGCCGCCGACGCTGAACCCCCAGATGTCGGCATCCCGCACGCGCAGGTGATCCAGCACGCCCGACACGTCACCGGCGAATGCCGCCGCGGAGAACGGCCGGTCGATGTCGTTCGTGCGCCCGTGTCCCTGGAAGTCCACCGCGATCACCCGCCTCCGTGCGGCGAGGTCGGGAATGAGCGCGCCGAACTGCTGATCGATGTCGAACAATCCGCCGTGCAAGAGCACCAGCGGCGCACTGTCACCGCGATCGCCGTGGACTTCGTAGTACATGCGAAGTTCGTCCAGTTGCACGTAGCCGGTCTCGGCGGCCGAAGCGGGGCGAGTCTGATCCGTCATTCGTCCACGGTCGCAGACACTCGTCCGCCCCTCAACCCCTCGCGTTGCTGCCCGTCGCCGGGTGGTCCTTACTCGTAGGTGTCGGTCCAGGACGCGATGTCAACGCCGTGATTGTCCGGCGACGCGAGCGACCACCACGCTGGCGCGTTGGATTCGTCAGCGAGCCTGCCCCCGGCGGCGAGCGCCGCCTCGACTCGCGCCCGCGCCTGGTCAGCCGGCACGAAGACATCCAGATGTGTGCGGCCTCTGGCCGCCACGTCGCCGGTGATCGGGTTGAACGCCAACTGCGGGCCGCACCGGAGGGGGTCGACAGCGTCCGTCTCGCCCAGTTGCTCGTAGCCCAGCGCCGCCATGAAGAACGGCCGTACGTCGGCGCCGGAATGCTGGGCGACGTAGATGCCGATCGACTGGGCCATCGAAGGGTCGGCGGGCAGCCCCAATTCGTCGGCAGCCCGGGAGACGGCCGCCGCGAACTCCGTGGCAGCGGCGGGGATGCCGTCCGCGCCGCGGTATGGGATGCGCACGACGACCCCCTCGGGACGCACGTCCACGTCGGGCAGCACGCCGAATCGCTCCGCGGCGGCGACGACAGGGCCCATCAGGCTGGCGGAGTGGGAGAGGGAGGTCGCAGTGAACACGGCCTGCGGGCCGGTGCTCGTGACACGCCAGTGCCGAACAGTCCCCGCCCGATGGAACTCTGCCGCGGAGATCCAGCCTGGACGGCGCGCGGATTCGGTCATTGGCGACTCCTTTGCAGGCTGCAGGCGCCTCCCGCTGACGAGCGAGGACCTGCGTGCACTCCACGGTACTGGAAGGTCACCGCGAGCGGTCAGGGTGATCTGCTGCCGCCCGCATCCGTCCGACCTACCTCAGTGCTCGCTCGGCGTGCCGGTGAGCCCCGTTCGGACTGCACCGGTGGGCGAGCGGAGCGCCGTCGTATGCTCGAGCCATGGTTTCCCGATCCATACCGCGCAGCCGCGGTGTCCGCCGCCGTGGGGCTGTGGTGATCGCTGCGGTGGCGGTGGTGGTGACGCTCGCAGGATGCGCGTCCGCCGTGCCGCGCGCGGACGCCGCGCTCCCCCCGCCTGCCCACGGTGACGCGGTCGATCTCGTCGGGCTGTGGCGGGTGTCGGGCGCCGAAGCCGAGAGTCCCGACACCTGGCTCCGGCTCGACGCCGGTGAGCTGCATCTGTGGCGCGAGTGCGGACCGCTCCTCGGGTCCTGGCAGGCAGGCGGCGGCATCATCACCGCGTCGACATGGGGCGCTGCCGGCGAGTGCGCCACGGACGGAGTGCCGCCCGATGTGGCGTGGCTTGCCGCAGCGACGACGTACCAGCGGACAGATGAGGGCTGGGAGTTCCGAGACCGGGACGGCGTGCCCGTTGCGAGCCTGCGTGAGGATGGTGCTCCCGGTACCCTTCCGACGATCGCGGAGCAGTACGCCCGCGCGCCGGTGGTGACGGAGCGGACGCGGGCGTATTTCACCGAACCTCCCGCTCTGCCTGACCCGCTGATCGCGGCGGACACGTCGAGCCTGGTCGGCGGATGGGTGCCGGCATCCGGAACGGCCAGTGATGCGCACGCCCAGTTCGCGCCGGACGGGTCCTGGGCCGGTTCGGACGGATGCAACGGCGGCACCGGGCGCTGGGTGCTCGGGGTGGACGGCGCTTTCCTCGCCACCGCAGGCGTCAGCACCCTCATCGGCTGCGACGGCGTCCCCGTGCCGGCCTGGGTCGCATCCGCGCGGCTGGCAGGATTCGATGGGCACACCCTCGTTCTGCTGGATTCGACCGGCTCGGAGCTGGGACGCCTCGAACCAGGCGCCGCGCGCTGAACGTGACCTCCAGCGTCATCACCGGAGAAGGCGAGTGCCGCAGATGGGGTTCTCGCCGCTGGGCCTGATCGTCGCACTCGCCGTCCTGGCGCCCAATGCGCTCCTGCTGTGGCTGCCGCCACGCGGAGGTTTCCCGCCGGTGCGGTTGCCGGGGATCCTCAGCTGGCTGGAACGCGCCGGGCAGGCGCTCTGTCTGGTCATCCCGGTGATCACCGAACCGGGACCGCAGCGGTGGCCGTGGGCGGCGGTCGTGGTGGG from Microbacterium sp. zg-B185 includes:
- the nhaA gene encoding Na+/H+ antiporter NhaA yields the protein MTRSHARPSSSIFPERGTFAEASRIGKILRKEAVGGALLVAAALIAVIWANSPAADGYFALRDFRIGYEPWHLELSLGVWAADGLLAIFFFLVGLELKREVVVGDLRQFRTAIVPVAAAVGGVIVPAAIYGAVVAQQPNLAVGWAIPTATDIAFAVAVLAIVGSHLPTPLRIFLLTLAVVDDLIAILIIAIFYTSEIDLGALFVAVVMIAGYGFIAQRYQKVFHLKPAAAWLILLPIGFAAWAFMHASGVHATIAGVALAFTIPVRPPKGPVLSARSGGLAEEFEHRFRPLSAGFAVPVFAFFAAGVALGGIDGIVRAATDPVTLGVVAGLVLGKPLGIVLTTRLLTAVTRARLDPALRWIDLIGVGILAGIGFTVSLLIADLSFGPDSLHNDDAKIAIMIASVIASLVASVILLTRNRQYKRIAAADAVDADRDGVPDVYQGAESEPEPGTSVSR
- a CDS encoding VOC family protein, with the translated sequence MTESARRPGWISAAEFHRAGTVRHWRVTSTGPQAVFTATSLSHSASLMGPVVAAAERFGVLPDVDVRPEGVVVRIPYRGADGIPAAATEFAAAVSRAADELGLPADPSMAQSIGIYVAQHSGADVRPFFMAALGYEQLGETDAVDPLRCGPQLAFNPITGDVAARGRTHLDVFVPADQARARVEAALAAGGRLADESNAPAWWSLASPDNHGVDIASWTDTYE
- a CDS encoding alpha/beta hydrolase, which produces MTDQTRPASAAETGYVQLDELRMYYEVHGDRGDSAPLVLLHGGLFDIDQQFGALIPDLAARRRVIAVDFQGHGRTNDIDRPFSAAAFAGDVSGVLDHLRVRDADIWGFSVGGAVALELAINHPARVRKLIVSSTPFAASGARGSENADAVAAMTVDMIAGTPMEAAYFDKSPHPDRDHLQRLLDKLGATYEHGFPDRTEAEIRAIEAPTLITVGDADMVSLEHGVEFLRLRGGDVNGDLVGVPASHLAVFPGTTHFFGLARTDLVRDVVNGFLDASSA